Proteins found in one Fundidesulfovibrio terrae genomic segment:
- a CDS encoding GH39 family glycosyl hydrolase, protein MKRTLLLALLVLLAYVCPAQALQLGLHMDMTFSDDQGVNARAVTLAKTVYAKVSRNSFLWHRVEPEKGKRDWSQFDQIVDMLVHAGIEPLMCVYGSPAWASGATGSEDQYWLHVPTDPAKFEAWLAQYKDFMREAAQRYKGKVRKWELWNEENISDAWRPKPNLDQYVAWYTAMREVIRSVDKDAEIALGGLGNLTFVGEGSMPGYLFLETLYEKGIHPDVVAIHPYTKVAPDQFKQWDNNFDDISLIHRIMESHGQSGRPLWITEWGWSSGEIGEQRQAMYLKKSLEMLETRFKYVSMALYFIDWDRPPQYYFGLYTTEFVSKPAAFVFAEQAKLLGQGR, encoded by the coding sequence ATGAAAAGAACACTCCTTCTCGCGCTCCTGGTTCTCCTCGCGTACGTGTGTCCGGCCCAGGCCCTGCAGCTCGGGCTGCACATGGACATGACCTTCTCCGACGACCAGGGGGTCAACGCCCGCGCCGTGACACTGGCCAAGACGGTCTACGCCAAGGTCTCGCGCAACAGTTTTCTCTGGCACAGGGTAGAGCCGGAAAAAGGCAAGCGGGACTGGTCGCAGTTCGACCAGATCGTGGACATGCTCGTCCATGCGGGCATCGAGCCGCTCATGTGCGTGTACGGATCGCCCGCCTGGGCCAGCGGGGCCACCGGCTCCGAGGACCAGTACTGGCTCCACGTGCCCACGGACCCCGCGAAGTTCGAGGCGTGGCTCGCCCAGTACAAGGATTTCATGCGTGAGGCCGCGCAGCGCTACAAGGGCAAGGTGCGCAAGTGGGAACTCTGGAACGAGGAGAACATCAGCGACGCCTGGCGCCCCAAGCCCAATCTCGACCAGTACGTGGCCTGGTACACGGCCATGCGCGAGGTGATCCGCTCCGTGGACAAGGACGCCGAGATCGCCCTGGGGGGCCTGGGCAACCTGACCTTCGTGGGCGAGGGCAGCATGCCCGGCTACCTGTTCCTGGAGACCCTCTACGAGAAGGGGATCCATCCGGACGTGGTGGCCATCCACCCCTACACCAAGGTGGCCCCGGACCAGTTCAAGCAGTGGGACAACAACTTCGACGACATAAGCCTCATCCACCGCATCATGGAAAGCCACGGCCAGTCCGGCCGTCCGCTGTGGATCACCGAATGGGGCTGGTCATCCGGGGAAATAGGGGAGCAGCGCCAGGCCATGTACCTCAAGAAGTCCCTGGAGATGCTCGAGACGCGCTTCAAGTACGTCTCCATGGCCCTGTACTTCATCGATTGGGACCGGCCGCCGCAATACTATTTCGGTCTCTACACAACGGAGTTCGTCTCCAAACCGGCCGCGTTCGTCTTTGCCGAGCAGGCCAAACTACTGGGGCAGGGCAGGTAG
- a CDS encoding AMIN domain-containing protein, whose amino-acid sequence MADRKNPVYLRLMIIVVALFLGLSLNMFQFRNPFRNLGMEPPKSSQPSEPTKFVAGQEPQPQGPTESQTLPSASEEGAAPKTAQQAAPGDGATPKPEPARESGQASKSGGESPADQTASPALSAPDDKAQAAAPQAVQPAVETARDNGLTQPAVTSDEKKVRSAKLGRQVPADAKGGDAAETANAQAEAPAAAQPQPKETAKSAAKVEQASGQSVQAQFTAPKQADQPAGGGEKSAVSAGGKVLDIKVQDNPSEFVLTIVTDAPLERVTSFHAKAPARLAVDLWGPWQTSGGGAVTVQNGLMEKVRLGAHPDKLRVVIDYRDKDLATFSEPVIEKQPKGVVVRVPKPKTAAQ is encoded by the coding sequence ATGGCAGACCGCAAGAATCCGGTTTATCTGAGACTGATGATCATCGTGGTGGCCCTTTTCCTCGGGCTTTCACTGAACATGTTCCAGTTCCGCAATCCCTTCAGGAATCTCGGGATGGAACCGCCCAAGTCCTCGCAGCCCTCCGAGCCGACCAAGTTCGTGGCCGGGCAGGAGCCGCAGCCTCAGGGGCCAACCGAGTCGCAGACCCTGCCTTCCGCCAGCGAGGAGGGCGCCGCCCCCAAGACTGCCCAACAGGCCGCTCCGGGCGACGGGGCAACGCCCAAGCCGGAGCCCGCGAGGGAATCCGGCCAGGCCTCCAAATCCGGCGGGGAATCTCCGGCGGACCAGACGGCCTCTCCGGCCTTGTCCGCTCCGGACGACAAGGCCCAGGCCGCCGCTCCGCAGGCCGTGCAGCCCGCAGTGGAGACTGCGCGGGACAACGGGCTTACACAGCCCGCCGTCACCAGCGACGAGAAGAAGGTTCGCTCGGCCAAGCTGGGACGACAGGTTCCGGCCGACGCCAAGGGCGGGGACGCCGCCGAGACGGCCAACGCCCAGGCGGAGGCTCCTGCCGCAGCCCAGCCCCAGCCCAAGGAAACCGCCAAGTCCGCGGCCAAGGTCGAGCAGGCATCAGGGCAATCCGTCCAGGCGCAGTTCACCGCGCCAAAGCAGGCCGACCAGCCCGCAGGCGGGGGGGAGAAATCCGCCGTGTCCGCAGGGGGCAAGGTGCTCGACATCAAGGTCCAGGATAATCCGAGCGAATTCGTGCTCACCATCGTCACCGACGCGCCGTTGGAGCGGGTCACCTCGTTCCATGCCAAGGCTCCGGCCCGGCTTGCGGTGGACCTCTGGGGACCGTGGCAGACCAGCGGCGGGGGGGCTGTGACCGTGCAGAACGGCCTGATGGAAAAGGTCCGCCTGGGCGCGCATCCGGACAAGCTGCGCGTGGTGATCGATTACCGCGACAAGGATCTGGCCACGTTCTCGGAACCGGTCATCGAGAAGCAGCCCAAGGGCGTGGTGGTCAGGGTGCCCAAGCCCAAGACCGCGGCGCAGTAA
- a CDS encoding NAD-dependent epimerase/dehydratase family protein, which produces MRALVTGGLGFIGSHLTDALIEKGLDVAVLDNLEYQVHRGSYPAYANPKAVTIIGDVRNQGLLANALDGVEVIFHQAARVGVGQSMYEPVRYVESNCLGTAAILDHLANRRHCVRKVVVASSMSCYGEGSYLCPGCGGSKVAARTQTQLEAKNYEMVCAACGQAARPVPTREDHPMRPDSVYAVTKRDQEEMCLSFGRHSPVPAVALRYFNGYGTRQSLSNPYTGVCAIFCSRLKNGQPPLIFEDGLQMRDFVHVSDIVQANILAMENPDMDNRAFNVGSGNPLTVLDLARTIGRVIGSDVEPQVTGQFRAGDIRHCFGDCSAITAMGYKPAMSLEEGIARLTSWAEGENAHDMVDKAWDELRKHRLVR; this is translated from the coding sequence ATGAGAGCTTTGGTCACAGGCGGGCTCGGATTCATCGGCTCGCACCTGACGGACGCCCTGATCGAAAAGGGCCTGGACGTGGCGGTTCTGGACAACCTGGAGTATCAGGTCCACCGGGGCAGCTACCCCGCCTACGCCAACCCCAAGGCCGTCACCATCATCGGCGACGTGCGCAACCAGGGGCTTCTGGCCAACGCCCTGGACGGCGTGGAGGTGATCTTCCACCAGGCCGCCCGAGTGGGGGTGGGCCAGTCCATGTACGAGCCCGTGCGCTACGTGGAGTCCAACTGCCTGGGCACGGCCGCCATCCTGGACCATCTGGCCAACCGCAGGCACTGCGTGCGCAAGGTGGTGGTGGCCAGCTCCATGAGCTGTTACGGCGAGGGCAGCTACCTCTGCCCCGGCTGCGGCGGCTCCAAGGTGGCGGCGCGCACCCAGACCCAGCTTGAGGCCAAGAACTACGAGATGGTCTGCGCGGCCTGCGGCCAGGCGGCCCGCCCGGTGCCCACCCGGGAGGACCACCCCATGCGCCCGGATTCGGTCTACGCCGTCACCAAGCGCGACCAGGAGGAGATGTGCCTGAGTTTCGGGCGGCATTCCCCGGTGCCCGCCGTGGCCCTGCGCTACTTCAACGGCTACGGCACGCGCCAGTCGCTCTCCAATCCCTACACCGGGGTGTGCGCCATCTTCTGCTCCAGGCTCAAAAACGGCCAGCCGCCGCTCATCTTCGAGGACGGCCTGCAGATGCGCGACTTCGTGCACGTGTCCGACATCGTCCAGGCCAACATCCTGGCCATGGAGAATCCGGACATGGACAACAGGGCCTTCAACGTGGGGTCGGGGAATCCCCTCACCGTGCTGGACCTGGCCCGGACCATCGGCCGGGTCATCGGCTCCGACGTTGAGCCTCAGGTCACGGGCCAGTTCCGGGCGGGCGACATCCGCCACTGCTTCGGCGACTGCTCGGCCATCACGGCCATGGGCTACAAGCCCGCCATGAGCCTGGAGGAGGGCATCGCCCGGCTCACCAGCTGGGCCGAGGGCGAGAATGCCCACGACATGGTGGACAAGGCCTGGGACGAGCTGCGCAAGCACAGGCTGGTGCGGTGA
- a CDS encoding DMT family transporter, translated as MAWGILFLAAAFEIAWASGLKATQGFTRPLATVVVAACMIASMVLLGLAAKHLPMGTAYAVWTGVGALGTAVIGIALYGEPATLPRLGCIALIALGVMGLKFFSR; from the coding sequence ATGGCCTGGGGCATTCTTTTCCTCGCCGCCGCATTCGAAATCGCCTGGGCGTCCGGACTCAAGGCCACGCAGGGGTTCACGCGCCCGCTGGCCACGGTCGTGGTCGCCGCATGCATGATCGCCAGCATGGTTCTTTTGGGGCTTGCCGCCAAGCACCTGCCCATGGGCACGGCCTACGCGGTCTGGACGGGCGTGGGGGCGCTGGGCACGGCCGTCATCGGCATCGCGCTCTACGGGGAGCCCGCGACCCTGCCCAGGCTCGGCTGCATCGCCCTCATTGCGCTTGGAGTCATGGGGCTCAAGTTCTTCTCACGCTGA
- a CDS encoding glycosyltransferase, producing MRILFYSPVCPWPPDEGGKLRIMGVLAELAKRHDVSLLTTIRRPGDREGVAHLRTRFARVDAVELPWSRWGKLWHMFLGYLCAAPFLAVIYRDARLRRAVAEAARVHDAVHAVYPYGAQLIQDLSCLKVMDTQNVETDVLAGNSRRCRNPLRKLHHRLQSVFMRRFELGVAARMDAVLACSDADRDFFLAANRNTVTVPNAVESLQEREFPTGKDVVFTGLMSYLANVDGIRWFCAEVWPLVAAREPEARLWIVGKDPGPGVTALAGPGVTVTGRVDDVSGYYRRARVFVCPLRVGSGTRLKILQALSFGVAVVSTGLGCSGLEVSPGEHLLVADTARDFAEALLAALGDEDLARRLGLAGRELIARRYTWAAAVETLSEKVYRQCA from the coding sequence ATGCGTATCCTGTTCTACTCACCCGTATGCCCCTGGCCCCCGGACGAGGGGGGCAAGCTCAGGATCATGGGCGTGCTTGCCGAACTGGCCAAGCGCCACGACGTGTCCCTGCTGACCACCATCCGCAGGCCCGGCGACCGTGAGGGTGTGGCGCACCTGCGCACCCGGTTCGCCAGGGTGGATGCCGTGGAGCTTCCCTGGAGCAGGTGGGGCAAGCTGTGGCACATGTTCCTGGGCTATCTGTGCGCCGCGCCCTTCCTGGCCGTGATCTACCGGGACGCGCGCCTGCGCCGGGCCGTTGCCGAAGCGGCCCGGGTCCACGACGCGGTCCACGCCGTGTACCCTTACGGGGCGCAGCTCATCCAGGATCTTTCCTGCCTCAAGGTCATGGACACCCAGAACGTGGAGACCGACGTCCTCGCGGGCAACTCCCGCCGATGCCGCAATCCGTTGCGCAAGCTGCACCACCGGCTCCAGTCCGTGTTCATGCGCCGCTTCGAGCTGGGCGTGGCCGCGCGCATGGACGCGGTGCTGGCCTGCTCGGATGCGGACCGGGACTTCTTCCTCGCGGCCAACAGGAACACGGTCACCGTGCCCAACGCTGTGGAATCCTTGCAGGAACGAGAATTTCCCACGGGAAAGGATGTGGTGTTCACCGGGCTCATGAGCTATCTGGCCAACGTGGATGGCATCCGCTGGTTCTGCGCGGAGGTCTGGCCGCTGGTGGCGGCCCGGGAGCCCGAGGCCCGGCTGTGGATCGTGGGCAAGGACCCGGGCCCAGGAGTTACCGCCCTGGCAGGGCCCGGCGTGACCGTCACCGGACGCGTGGACGACGTCTCCGGATACTACCGGCGGGCCCGGGTGTTCGTGTGTCCGCTTCGCGTGGGCAGCGGCACGCGGCTCAAGATTTTGCAGGCCTTGTCCTTCGGCGTGGCCGTGGTCAGCACCGGGCTTGGCTGCTCTGGCCTGGAGGTGTCCCCCGGCGAGCACCTGCTGGTGGCCGATACCGCCCGCGACTTCGCCGAGGCGCTGCTTGCGGCGCTCGGCGACGAGGACCTGGCCCGGCGGCTGGGCCTTGCGGGGCGCGAACTGATCGCCCGGCGCTACACCTGGGCTGCTGCGGTCGAAACCTTAAGCGAGAAAGTGTACCGCCAATGCGCGTAA
- a CDS encoding glycosyltransferase family 2 protein, producing MRKPSVAIVLVNWNNLQDTLDCLQSLAGMDYPDYGVILVDNGSTDGSLEVFRSRPDVDFIENGENLGIARANNVGIARARERGFDCIMLLNNDTVVAPDMLSILVDVLESDPRMGIVGPKMYYHSEPDVIWFAGGTVMPWRGDCAHVGYEEKDRGQHDVEEETDYITSCCLLARTSLYTELDGIDPYYFIYFDEVDFCLRASQRGHRVVYVPRAKLWHKVSRSMGGVGSARYWHHYMRSRAYFLAKFYPWPNRLAAYLWIFLHDLPRCMLRFLRRGAFDRIPAYVSGLTRGLSGR from the coding sequence ATGCGTAAGCCTTCCGTGGCCATCGTCCTGGTGAACTGGAACAACCTCCAGGACACCCTGGACTGCCTTCAGTCCCTGGCGGGCATGGACTATCCCGACTACGGGGTCATCCTGGTGGACAACGGCTCCACGGACGGCTCCCTCGAAGTGTTCCGCTCCCGGCCCGACGTGGACTTCATCGAGAACGGCGAAAACCTGGGTATCGCCCGGGCCAACAACGTGGGCATCGCCCGGGCGCGCGAGCGCGGCTTCGACTGCATCATGCTCCTGAACAACGACACCGTGGTGGCCCCGGACATGCTCTCCATCCTGGTGGACGTGCTGGAATCCGACCCGCGCATGGGCATCGTCGGGCCTAAGATGTACTACCACTCCGAGCCGGACGTGATCTGGTTCGCCGGGGGCACCGTCATGCCCTGGCGCGGCGACTGCGCCCACGTGGGCTACGAGGAGAAGGACCGGGGACAGCACGACGTGGAGGAGGAGACGGACTACATCACCAGCTGCTGCCTGTTGGCCCGGACCTCGCTTTATACGGAGCTTGATGGCATCGACCCGTATTATTTCATCTATTTCGACGAGGTGGACTTCTGCCTGCGCGCATCCCAGCGCGGGCACCGGGTGGTCTATGTGCCCCGGGCCAAGCTGTGGCACAAGGTCAGCCGCTCCATGGGCGGGGTGGGCAGCGCCCGCTACTGGCACCACTACATGCGCAGCCGGGCCTACTTCCTGGCCAAGTTCTATCCCTGGCCCAACCGGCTCGCGGCCTACCTGTGGATATTCCTGCATGACCTGCCCCGCTGCATGCTGCGTTTCCTGCGCCGCGGAGCCTTCGACCGCATCCCCGCTTATGTGAGCGGGCTGACGCGCGGCTTGTCCGGACGGTAG
- a CDS encoding glycosyltransferase, whose protein sequence is MRVSLIVTVKNEASSMGAFLDSVAAQTRLPDELVIVDGGSTDGTLEIIRAHPLDVLLESTPCNIAGGRNRAISLASGEVIAVTDAGCLLDPGWLERISDLRGADVVVGGYEPVVERLFDACQYAMHNLFRSSKSIDRFAISSRSLAFRKVVWEELGGYPEWLDFSEDTWFHNKIRASRFAMRMEPSAVVRWHMRPGYRAIYRQFFLYMQGDGKARQHTRRHMIRLAAYGGGVLMFCLSLSRPLWLLPLSAGFCAYLWQPVRNFRRLGLYPLSAKAMATMLAMLVTMDCGKIFGYISGLNSSVSHPADQPRPEK, encoded by the coding sequence ATGCGCGTAAGCCTCATCGTCACCGTGAAGAACGAGGCCTCCAGCATGGGGGCCTTCCTGGATTCCGTGGCCGCCCAGACCCGCCTCCCTGACGAGCTGGTCATCGTGGATGGCGGCTCCACCGACGGCACGCTTGAGATCATCCGGGCGCATCCCTTGGACGTGCTGCTGGAATCGACCCCCTGCAACATCGCGGGCGGGCGCAACCGGGCCATATCCCTGGCCTCGGGCGAGGTCATCGCCGTCACCGACGCAGGCTGCCTGCTCGATCCGGGGTGGCTCGAGCGCATCAGCGACCTGCGCGGGGCGGACGTGGTGGTGGGCGGCTACGAGCCGGTGGTGGAACGTCTTTTCGACGCCTGCCAGTACGCCATGCACAACCTCTTCCGGTCTTCCAAGAGTATCGACCGCTTCGCCATCTCCAGCCGTTCCCTGGCCTTCCGCAAGGTCGTCTGGGAAGAGCTGGGCGGCTATCCGGAATGGCTCGACTTCTCCGAGGACACCTGGTTCCACAACAAGATCCGCGCCAGCCGCTTCGCCATGCGCATGGAGCCATCGGCCGTGGTGCGCTGGCACATGCGACCCGGCTACCGGGCCATCTACCGGCAGTTCTTCCTGTACATGCAGGGCGACGGCAAGGCCCGCCAGCACACCAGGCGGCATATGATCCGGCTCGCGGCCTACGGGGGGGGCGTGCTCATGTTCTGCCTGAGCCTGTCCAGGCCGCTGTGGCTGCTGCCCCTGTCCGCCGGCTTCTGCGCCTACCTGTGGCAGCCGGTGCGCAACTTCCGCCGCCTGGGTCTGTATCCGCTGTCGGCAAAGGCCATGGCCACCATGCTGGCCATGCTCGTGACCATGGATTGCGGCAAGATTTTCGGCTACATTTCGGGCCTCAACAGTTCCGTCTCACATCCAGCGGACCAACCCCGGCCAGAGAAATGA
- a CDS encoding protein jag, which translates to MSDFNTFTGKTVDDAISEACRFFSTERDRLEVEIITGGSTGIFGLVGKKKAQIRARRRQDPAVAAMIREEERQAKAAAKAAEVAAAAPSGQAQGEPEAPEVPRQKPERGAQPAREAAQEAPQKPREPRRDKPQKSREPREGREPREAREPREPREPRQPKEAREPREPREPRQERPRRERAPKAEPRPRPDSRTESLDDDLPEGHDQSPASAELLALAAEVMNRLLTPILEQEPKMEIEGTASRISVLIQDEEHSGLLIGREGQTLAALQYLANRIMARRWESPVRVQINTGEYREKQDDNLRKMAFFLADKAKNLGRPQSTKPLSSYHRRVIHLALQGDDTIQTRSKGDGPMKRVIIVPKRPRPEAQQAPEAPQMADVQDALEAPGAQEPQQAQ; encoded by the coding sequence CCGCTTCTTCTCCACCGAGCGCGACAGGCTGGAAGTCGAGATCATAACCGGAGGTTCCACGGGAATCTTCGGCCTGGTGGGCAAGAAGAAGGCCCAGATCAGGGCGCGGCGCCGCCAGGACCCGGCCGTGGCCGCCATGATCCGTGAGGAGGAGCGCCAGGCCAAGGCCGCCGCCAAGGCCGCCGAGGTGGCCGCCGCCGCTCCTTCCGGCCAGGCTCAGGGCGAGCCGGAAGCTCCGGAGGTCCCCCGGCAGAAGCCGGAGCGTGGCGCCCAGCCCGCACGCGAGGCAGCGCAGGAAGCCCCCCAGAAGCCGCGCGAGCCGCGCCGGGACAAGCCCCAGAAATCCCGTGAGCCCCGGGAAGGCCGTGAACCGCGCGAAGCCCGTGAGCCCAGGGAACCGCGTGAGCCCCGCCAGCCCAAGGAAGCACGGGAACCCAGGGAGCCGCGTGAGCCCAGGCAGGAGCGCCCCCGGCGCGAACGGGCTCCCAAGGCCGAACCCAGGCCCAGGCCCGATTCCCGCACCGAATCCCTGGACGACGACCTGCCCGAAGGCCACGACCAGTCCCCCGCCTCCGCGGAGTTGCTGGCCCTGGCCGCCGAGGTCATGAACCGCCTGCTCACCCCCATCCTGGAGCAGGAGCCCAAAATGGAGATCGAGGGCACGGCCAGCCGCATAAGCGTGCTCATCCAGGACGAGGAGCACTCGGGGCTGCTCATCGGGCGCGAAGGCCAGACCCTGGCCGCCCTGCAGTACCTGGCCAACCGCATCATGGCCCGGCGCTGGGAAAGCCCGGTGCGCGTGCAGATCAACACCGGCGAATACCGCGAGAAGCAGGACGACAACCTGCGCAAGATGGCCTTCTTCCTGGCCGACAAAGCCAAGAACCTGGGCCGCCCGCAGAGCACCAAGCCGCTCAGCTCCTACCACCGCCGGGTGATCCACCTTGCCCTGCAAGGCGACGACACCATCCAGACCCGCAGCAAGGGTGACGGCCCCATGAAGCGGGTGATCATCGTGCCCAAACGCCCCAGGCCCGAGGCCCAGCAGGCCCCTGAAGCTCCGCAGATGGCGGATGTGCAGGACGCCCTGGAAGCCCCGGGGGCGCAGGAACCGCAGCAGGCGCAATAG